One segment of Monomorium pharaonis isolate MP-MQ-018 chromosome 6, ASM1337386v2, whole genome shotgun sequence DNA contains the following:
- the LOC105840431 gene encoding neuralized-like protein 2 isoform X1, whose translation MSEESRKIVTRFHPIHGENILLCEDSTVAVRTTSFANSVAFSEKPLQPGEIFLVEIEKTERGWSGHMRLGLTLIDPASVNNNLPQYAMPNLVRLGNTWILAITRNQTIWDNFDGGLSSTYTSLTGIPPGIPAREKKLVTDGVNVQTSRGIIPFNALKPNIDGSSQCILPTDAGSRIGIMYVPQAGCPDKAEMHFIINGEDQGVCGKDIPYKAGPLRAVVDVYGTTKQVRIVQLYGAVSTLQSACRDAILQYTKRNAVNLLPLPRLLKDYLLYQSQ comes from the exons atgaGCGAGGAGTCTAGGAAGATAGTTACCAGGTTCCATCCGATCCACGGCGAGAACATCCTCCTGTGCGAGGACAGCACGGTGGCGGTACGCACCACAAGCTTTGCCAACTCGGTTGCCTTCAGCGAGAAACCGCTGCAGCCAGGCGAGATCTTCCTCGTAGAGATCGAGAAGACGGAGAGGGGATGGAGCGGGCACATGCGGCTGGGTCTCACCCTGATCGATCCAGCCTCGGTCAACAACAACCTGCCGCAGTATGCAATGCCCAATCTGGTTAGATTGGGCAACACGTGGATCCTTGCGATAACTAGAAATCAAACTATCTGGGACAACTTTGATGGTGGTCTATCATCTACGTACACATCTCTTACTG GTATACCACCAGGAATACCAGCCAGAGAGAAGAAACTGGTCACGGATGGAGTTAACGTGCAAACGTCGCGCGGTATTATCCCCTTCAATGCTCTAAAGCCAAATATAGACGGTTCTTCCCAATGTATCCTGCCTACGGATGCAGGCAGTCGCATCGGTATCATGTACGTGCCGCAAGCCGGTTGCCCCGATAAGGCAGAGATGCATTTCATTATCAACGGCGAGGATCAGGGCGTATGTGGAAAGGATATTCCCTATAAGGCAGGACCTTTGCGCGCAGTGGTGGATGTCTATGGTACCACGAAACAAGTTCGGATAGTTCAACTATACGGAG CAGTATCAACGTTGCAGAGTGCGTGCCGTGACGCTATACTGCAATACACCAAGAGAAACGCAGTTAATCTGCTTCCTTTGCCGAGATTACTGAAGGATTATCTCTTATATCAGTCACAGTGA
- the LOC105840431 gene encoding neuralized-like protein 2 isoform X2 translates to MSEESRKIVTRFHPIHGENILLCEDSTVAVRTTSFANSVAFSEKPLQPGEIFLVEIEKTERGWSGHMRLGLTLIDPASVNNNLPQYAMPNLVRLGNTWILAITRNQTIWDNFDGGLSSTYTSLTGIPPGIPAREKKLVTDGVNVQTSRGIIPFNALKPNIDGSSQCILPTDAGSRIGIMYVPQAGCPDKAEMHFIINGEDQGVCGKDIPYKAGPLRAVVDVYGTTKQVRIVQLYGVSTLQSACRDAILQYTKRNAVNLLPLPRLLKDYLLYQSQ, encoded by the exons atgaGCGAGGAGTCTAGGAAGATAGTTACCAGGTTCCATCCGATCCACGGCGAGAACATCCTCCTGTGCGAGGACAGCACGGTGGCGGTACGCACCACAAGCTTTGCCAACTCGGTTGCCTTCAGCGAGAAACCGCTGCAGCCAGGCGAGATCTTCCTCGTAGAGATCGAGAAGACGGAGAGGGGATGGAGCGGGCACATGCGGCTGGGTCTCACCCTGATCGATCCAGCCTCGGTCAACAACAACCTGCCGCAGTATGCAATGCCCAATCTGGTTAGATTGGGCAACACGTGGATCCTTGCGATAACTAGAAATCAAACTATCTGGGACAACTTTGATGGTGGTCTATCATCTACGTACACATCTCTTACTG GTATACCACCAGGAATACCAGCCAGAGAGAAGAAACTGGTCACGGATGGAGTTAACGTGCAAACGTCGCGCGGTATTATCCCCTTCAATGCTCTAAAGCCAAATATAGACGGTTCTTCCCAATGTATCCTGCCTACGGATGCAGGCAGTCGCATCGGTATCATGTACGTGCCGCAAGCCGGTTGCCCCGATAAGGCAGAGATGCATTTCATTATCAACGGCGAGGATCAGGGCGTATGTGGAAAGGATATTCCCTATAAGGCAGGACCTTTGCGCGCAGTGGTGGATGTCTATGGTACCACGAAACAAGTTCGGATAGTTCAACTATACGGAG TATCAACGTTGCAGAGTGCGTGCCGTGACGCTATACTGCAATACACCAAGAGAAACGCAGTTAATCTGCTTCCTTTGCCGAGATTACTGAAGGATTATCTCTTATATCAGTCACAGTGA
- the LOC105840432 gene encoding neuronal acetylcholine receptor subunit alpha-9 isoform X2, giving the protein MSMIWNDSHLTWDPAQYDNINWIPVEGYQIWVPDVWIHNERIGESTSDYMRTKCWVSKQGIVKWLTAAKYSSSCISDNTWWPFSILNCTIQFGSWSHSGDEIQFVASLNTSLTNIKVKNVEWDLVKLYMTRWENRYKYISGSTNKMLSYHFILKHHWSIAHIAYVSPIIVLMVMTLMTLWLEPRSFERMVIANLNFICHLLCMQDVHWEMPKSGFNTPKIMFFYESSLGLATFALILTSVLRHLQELTTEPPVWISAGTTSILRSRVGRILLVSILDPAVTAKIEADVDDNTDLVQSNSEKSPWKYIIVLIGWLAFLSTLLTYIILLSMYFPTYFATTY; this is encoded by the exons ATGTCGATG ATATGGAATGATTCACATTTGACATGGGATCCTGCACAATACGATAACATCAATTGGATACCTGTAGAAGGCTATCAAATTTGGGTGCCTGATGTGTGGATACATAACGA ACGAATTGGAGAAAGTACTTCAGATTATATGCGTACAAAGTGTTGGGTCTCAAAACAGGGGATTGTTAAATGGTTAACGGCAGCAAAATATTCTTCATCTTGCATCTCAGATAATACATGGTGGCCATTCAGTATTCTAAATTGCACAATACAATTTGGATCGTGGTCACATTCTGGTGATGAGATCCAGTTTGTTGCCAGTCTGAATACA tcactaacaaatataaaagtaaagaatGTCGAGTGGGATTTAGTGAAACTTTATATGACGAGATGGGAAAATAGATACAAATACATCTCGGGTTCAACCAATAAAATGCTTTCTTATCACTTTATTCTGAAACATCATTGGAGCATTGCACACATTGCGTACGTATCGCCTATTATAG tGCTAATGGTGATGACTCTGATGACATTATGGCTAGAACCGAGATCCTTTGAACGTATGGTTATTGCTAatctcaattttatttgtcatttATTGTGTATGCAAGATGTACATTGGGAAATGCCAAAGAGTGGCTTCAATACTcctaaaataa tgttCTTTTATGAGAGTTCTCTTGGTTTGGCAACGTTTGCTCTTATTCTCACCAGTGTCTTACGACACCTGCAAGAATTGACTACCGAGCCACCCGTGTGGATCTCAGCCGGCACGACGTCCATTTTGCGCAGTCGAGTTGGACGGATTCTTCTAGTCAGTATCCTAGATCCAGCTGTGACAGCCAAAATAGAAGCAGATGTGGACGACAATACCGACCTCGTGCAATCAAATAGCGAAAAATCACCatggaaatatattatagtgcTTATAGGATGGTTAGCATTTCTAAGCACGCTTCTCACTTACATTATACTACTGAGCATGTATTTCCCTACATATTTTGCAACAACATACTAA